In Anaerolineales bacterium, the following proteins share a genomic window:
- a CDS encoding amino acid adenylation domain-containing protein produces the protein MMVLELLSRLRRSGIELQLVGDRLRIIAPEGVLTPLLKEELSARKEEIIEFLKTAKGDALSTSRIPVYPRSGRLPLSFSQERLWFLDQLEPGNVAYNIPEAIRLKGVLNRVWLEQALTEILARHEVLRTNFDIVEDQPVQIIRAPQAFPLRVIDLCGLSEEEQSARVKQCVDEEARRPFDLREDLLIRASLLQLNEFEHIFLLTIHHIVSDAWSIALFSREFSSLYSGYAGKKSHALPLLPIQYADYACWQREWLKGERLETQLAYWKQQLRGELPPLDQLLDKPRPAIQSHKSGQATLSVSSELIQAVRHLCQQEDATLFMVLLAAFDLLLHRQTGLEDIVVGSPVAGRNRAETESLIGFFLNTLVLRTDVSGNPTFRELIQRVKKVAMDSYTHQDIPFEKILVELQPERDLSRTPFFHIFFNMLNIEGGAGQLLPDLAAESLGMPNIGAKFDLTLYLAERDNGIQVTAVYNSELFTAERIRELLSQYEFLLAQISADPDKTLNAYSLVTAKAKGVLPDPVLSLDASWHGPVHSRLSRNAVQFPTGVAIRDRLGTWTYQELDRRTNQLAHFLLAQGLKPQGIVAVYGYRNSSLVWAILGILKAGGAFLILDPAYPEARLLDYVNISAPQGLIQLEAAGPLSAGLKAWAGRVGSCKITLPDGLSAPSNILDSFPVSDPDVPVGPNDVAAISFTSGSSGKPKGVMGRHGPLSHFLPWQSEIFNLSRNDRFSMLSGLSHDPLQRDIFTALWVGASLHIPDSDHLGSPNWLRNWMYQEQITFSHFTPAMAQLLIASTSNDDLSERKLTSLRYAFFVGDKLTRRDVHQLGRIAPSVICINSYGLTETQRAVGYSLVDPKDFSDDRHVEQDVKAVLPVGRGMKNVQLLVLTNSQQQAGIGELGEIYVRSPHLAKGYLGDESLTAERFIINPFTLQKEDRLYKTGDLGRYLSDGAVEFLGRKDKQVKIRGFRVELGEVETILGMHPAIRQVIVNTWEPDHEDKRLTAYIVLNGESAPKPSELREFLRERIPIHMIPSNFVFLSAVPLTPNGKINYAELPPPAPEGREHNQGFARARDETEKALTKIWEELLHVNPIGIQDNFFELGGHSLLAVRLFSRIRKQFDVNLPLATLFQEATIEHLANIINHKIRPVAWSSLVEIESQGNHPPFFCVHGVTGDILWFRNLAQSLAPDFPFYGLQARGLDGLHEPFSKIEDMAAHYLEEIRRCQPKGPYHLGGASFGGTVALEIAQQFLRQGEEVALLAIFDHYPPNVKLDIDRKSFRHILMMSGRMLKNIPYWIKDFMQLSPSRIWMRIRRKLRLMGKTRGQSETGRPIEFDAMDLIDIAPELPSYRQRLITIHYQSMRKYTPLPYQRQVTLFRAGSRPLLNSYDPEWGWQKLAPGRVTVIDIPGSHEGMFMEPHVRTLAEKLKVCMSNPIR, from the coding sequence ATGATGGTTCTTGAACTTCTCTCCCGGTTGCGTAGGTCCGGGATTGAATTGCAATTGGTTGGCGATCGTCTCCGCATTATTGCCCCGGAAGGAGTGTTAACTCCACTCTTGAAGGAGGAATTGTCGGCGCGTAAGGAAGAGATTATCGAATTTCTAAAAACAGCCAAAGGTGACGCTCTGTCTACTTCCAGGATACCGGTCTATCCGCGCAGTGGGCGTTTGCCTCTATCCTTTTCGCAGGAGCGGTTATGGTTTTTAGATCAACTGGAGCCGGGGAATGTTGCATACAACATACCGGAAGCCATCCGGTTAAAAGGAGTGTTGAATCGGGTCTGGTTGGAGCAGGCATTAACTGAAATTCTTGCGCGGCATGAAGTATTGCGTACAAATTTCGATATTGTAGAAGATCAACCGGTACAGATCATCCGAGCTCCTCAGGCGTTCCCTCTGCGTGTCATTGATCTTTGTGGCCTTTCTGAAGAGGAGCAATCGGCTCGTGTCAAACAGTGCGTGGACGAGGAAGCCAGGCGGCCATTTGATCTGCGCGAGGATCTACTAATTAGGGCAAGCCTGCTACAGTTGAATGAATTTGAGCACATCTTCCTACTGACGATACATCATATCGTTTCAGACGCTTGGTCGATCGCCTTGTTCTCGAGGGAGTTTTCCAGTCTATATAGTGGATATGCTGGGAAGAAAAGCCATGCGCTTCCCCTGCTTCCGATTCAATACGCGGATTACGCTTGTTGGCAGCGGGAGTGGCTGAAAGGCGAACGGTTAGAAACTCAACTTGCGTATTGGAAACAACAGCTGCGGGGCGAACTGCCACCATTGGATCAGCTGTTGGACAAGCCGCGGCCAGCCATACAGTCACATAAGAGCGGGCAGGCTACCCTATCGGTTTCATCCGAACTGATCCAAGCAGTTCGACATTTGTGCCAGCAAGAAGATGCCACACTGTTCATGGTTCTGTTGGCTGCGTTTGATCTGTTGTTGCACAGACAGACAGGGCTAGAAGATATTGTTGTCGGCTCGCCGGTCGCGGGGCGTAACCGAGCTGAAACAGAAAGCCTGATTGGTTTTTTCCTCAACACCCTTGTTCTGCGGACCGATGTGTCGGGTAATCCTACTTTCAGGGAATTGATCCAACGCGTGAAGAAAGTAGCGATGGATTCCTATACTCATCAGGATATCCCCTTTGAGAAAATCCTGGTTGAGCTACAACCAGAGAGGGATTTGAGCCGCACGCCATTTTTTCATATATTTTTCAATATGCTCAATATCGAGGGAGGTGCAGGGCAGCTACTTCCAGATTTGGCTGCAGAGTCATTGGGCATGCCGAATATTGGTGCTAAATTTGATCTGACGCTCTATCTCGCTGAACGTGACAATGGCATTCAGGTAACAGCGGTCTATAACTCAGAGCTTTTCACTGCGGAACGGATTAGGGAATTATTATCCCAGTATGAATTTTTGTTAGCGCAAATATCGGCGGATCCTGATAAGACATTGAATGCCTACTCATTGGTAACAGCAAAGGCAAAGGGTGTTTTACCGGACCCTGTGCTTTCGCTGGACGCATCTTGGCACGGACCGGTTCACTCCCGACTTTCGAGAAATGCCGTTCAGTTTCCAACCGGCGTAGCCATCAGAGATCGATTGGGAACATGGACTTATCAGGAGCTCGATCGCCGGACCAATCAACTGGCCCATTTCTTGCTCGCACAAGGTTTGAAACCGCAGGGCATTGTGGCGGTTTATGGGTATCGCAATAGTTCGTTGGTGTGGGCTATTCTGGGAATCCTCAAAGCCGGAGGAGCCTTTCTGATCCTTGATCCGGCTTATCCCGAAGCGCGCCTGCTAGATTATGTGAATATTTCAGCCCCTCAAGGCCTTATACAACTTGAGGCAGCAGGCCCATTATCTGCTGGTTTAAAGGCATGGGCTGGGCGTGTTGGTTCTTGCAAAATTACACTGCCAGATGGACTATCTGCCCCCTCGAATATTTTAGACAGTTTTCCCGTAAGTGATCCGGATGTGCCTGTTGGACCAAATGACGTAGCGGCGATTTCATTTACATCGGGCTCCAGCGGCAAGCCAAAGGGGGTGATGGGCAGGCACGGACCATTATCGCATTTTCTGCCCTGGCAATCTGAGATTTTCAATCTTAGCCGGAACGATCGGTTTAGCATGCTTTCTGGGTTGTCTCATGACCCACTTCAACGGGATATCTTCACTGCGCTATGGGTAGGCGCTAGTCTGCATATACCGGATTCCGATCACCTTGGTTCACCGAACTGGCTGAGAAATTGGATGTATCAGGAGCAAATAACTTTTTCGCATTTTACGCCTGCCATGGCGCAATTGTTGATCGCTAGCACATCGAATGATGATCTTTCAGAACGAAAGTTGACTTCCCTGCGATATGCTTTTTTCGTTGGCGATAAATTGACGCGGCGTGATGTGCATCAATTAGGGCGCATTGCTCCGAGTGTGATTTGTATTAACTCTTATGGGTTGACAGAAACGCAACGCGCTGTGGGTTATTCGCTTGTGGATCCAAAGGATTTCAGTGATGATCGTCACGTTGAGCAAGATGTCAAGGCGGTTCTCCCGGTAGGTCGGGGAATGAAGAATGTTCAATTATTGGTGTTGACAAACTCTCAACAGCAGGCAGGGATTGGCGAATTAGGGGAGATCTATGTGCGTAGCCCTCATTTGGCAAAAGGCTATCTTGGAGATGAATCGTTGACTGCTGAACGGTTCATAATCAATCCTTTTACCCTGCAGAAGGAAGATCGCCTTTATAAAACAGGCGATTTAGGTCGTTATCTTTCAGATGGCGCGGTCGAGTTCTTGGGACGTAAGGATAAACAAGTAAAGATTCGGGGCTTTCGTGTTGAGCTTGGAGAGGTTGAAACCATTCTTGGTATGCATCCGGCGATTCGTCAGGTGATTGTCAATACATGGGAGCCGGACCATGAGGATAAGCGTCTGACGGCTTACATAGTTCTGAATGGCGAAAGCGCTCCAAAGCCTAGTGAACTTCGTGAATTTTTGCGGGAACGTATCCCGATCCACATGATCCCGTCGAATTTTGTGTTTCTATCGGCAGTTCCGCTGACCCCCAACGGCAAGATCAATTACGCTGAACTGCCTCCCCCTGCCCCCGAGGGACGCGAGCATAATCAAGGCTTTGCAAGAGCAAGAGACGAGACGGAAAAGGCATTGACGAAGATTTGGGAAGAACTGTTGCATGTGAATCCCATAGGGATTCAGGATAATTTCTTTGAATTGGGCGGACACTCTTTGCTGGCTGTGCGTCTTTTTTCACGGATCAGAAAACAATTCGATGTCAACCTTCCTCTTGCAACGTTGTTTCAGGAAGCCACCATTGAACATCTTGCCAATATCATCAACCACAAGATAAGACCGGTCGCCTGGTCGTCTTTAGTGGAGATTGAATCTCAGGGAAATCATCCTCCCTTCTTCTGTGTGCATGGGGTTACCGGTGATATTCTCTGGTTTCGAAATTTGGCACAATCCCTCGCCCCTGATTTCCCCTTTTATGGTTTGCAGGCGCGGGGCTTAGATGGTTTGCATGAGCCGTTCTCTAAAATTGAGGATATGGCGGCACATTATTTAGAGGAGATTAGACGCTGCCAGCCTAAGGGTCCATATCATCTCGGCGGAGCCAGTTTTGGCGGGACTGTGGCCTTGGAGATTGCACAGCAGTTTTTGAGACAAGGTGAGGAAGTCGCCTTGCTTGCAATCTTTGACCATTACCCGCCAAACGTCAAGCTCGATATCGATCGAAAAAGTTTCCGGCACATCCTGATGATGAGTGGCAGGATGTTGAAAAATATTCCTTATTGGATTAAGGATTTTATGCAATTGAGTCCATCGCGTATCTGGATGCGAATTCGTAGGAAGTTGCGTTTGATGGGCAAAACCCGCGGACAGTCTGAAACAGGGAGACCGATTGAGTTTGATGCAATGGACTTGATTGACATTGCTCCTGAACTGCCTTCTTATCGTCAAAGGTTGATAACGATCCATTATCAGTCAATGAGAAAGTATACGCCTCTACCCTATCAGAGACAGGTGACCCTCTTTCGGGCAGGGAGTCGCCCATTATTAAACTCGTATGATCCCGAATGGGGCTGGCAAAAACTGGCGCCCGGGCGCGTGACGGTTATAGATATCCCGGGTTCTCATGAAGGTATGTTTATGGAGCCACATGTTCGTACTCTGGCGGAAAAGTTAAAAGTGTGTATGAGTAATCCTATACGTTGA
- the acpS gene encoding holo-ACP synthase — protein MKLATGVDLIEIARVEEIVARHGKHYLERIYTPDELEQCGKRTESLAGRFAAKEAAVKALGSGIGEVTWKEIEILSDDNNAPVLSLHGAAKKKAAELGLNQWSVSISHSQSHSVAFVVMVG, from the coding sequence ATGAAACTGGCTACCGGCGTTGATTTGATCGAAATTGCGCGCGTTGAAGAAATTGTTGCGCGGCACGGCAAGCATTACCTCGAACGCATCTATACGCCTGACGAGTTGGAGCAATGCGGCAAGCGGACGGAGTCGCTGGCAGGGAGATTCGCCGCGAAGGAAGCGGCGGTTAAAGCGCTCGGTTCCGGCATTGGTGAGGTGACGTGGAAGGAGATCGAAATTCTCAGCGACGATAACAATGCGCCAGTATTGTCCTTGCACGGCGCGGCAAAGAAGAAAGCGGCTGAACTCGGACTGAACCAATGGTCGGTGAGCATCAGTCACAGCCAGAGTCATTCGGTTGCGTTTGTTGTGATGGTTGGATAA
- a CDS encoding pitrilysin family protein, whose amino-acid sequence MTDKRNSTLPGPNDIHREVLPNGITVLTRSNFNSPSVVVSGYFDAGALFDPDLKLGLADFVTSALMRGTKKRAFDKIYNELESIGASLGFSSGVHKSGFNGRSLAEDLPLLLNLLAESLTMPTFPKMEVEKLRAQLLTGLDIRAQDTADMASLVFDEILFKDHPYSRSEEGNHETVKRIKRDDLVKFHREHFGPHGMVIVIVGAVKAEEAMKQVKRTLGAWQPKGQKEAPVLPPLKPMKKTVKRHHRIPGKSQSDLIVGMGGPMRRDAEFMAAALGNNILGQFGMMGRIGDVVREKAGLAYYAYSSLSAGLGPGSWEVSAGVNPKNVEKASELIVSELKRFVDDGVTADELKDSQDNFVGRLPLSLESNGGVASAILNIERHNLGLDYYQRYEGLVREMTREDVLNAARKFIDTEKLAVATAGP is encoded by the coding sequence ATGACGGATAAAAGAAATTCTACGTTGCCCGGTCCGAACGATATTCATCGCGAGGTTTTGCCGAACGGCATTACCGTGTTGACGCGTTCCAATTTCAACAGCCCGTCGGTCGTCGTCAGCGGATATTTCGACGCCGGCGCGTTGTTCGACCCCGATCTAAAACTTGGGCTGGCGGATTTCGTCACCTCCGCGTTGATGCGTGGGACGAAGAAGCGTGCCTTCGATAAAATTTACAACGAACTTGAATCCATCGGCGCGAGTTTAGGATTCAGTTCCGGCGTACACAAGTCTGGGTTCAATGGGCGGTCGCTGGCGGAGGATCTTCCGCTTCTGCTCAACCTTCTCGCCGAATCGTTGACGATGCCGACCTTCCCCAAAATGGAAGTCGAAAAGTTGCGCGCACAACTGCTCACCGGACTCGACATCCGCGCACAAGACACCGCCGATATGGCTTCGTTGGTCTTCGATGAAATCCTCTTCAAGGATCATCCGTATAGCCGCTCGGAGGAGGGCAATCATGAAACGGTCAAGCGCATCAAGCGGGACGACTTGGTGAAATTTCATCGCGAACATTTCGGTCCGCACGGGATGGTGATCGTTATCGTAGGCGCGGTCAAGGCGGAGGAAGCAATGAAGCAGGTAAAACGCACCCTAGGGGCGTGGCAGCCGAAAGGTCAGAAAGAAGCGCCGGTTCTTCCTCCGTTAAAGCCGATGAAGAAAACAGTCAAACGTCATCATCGCATTCCCGGTAAATCGCAATCCGATCTGATCGTGGGGATGGGCGGTCCGATGCGCCGCGATGCAGAGTTTATGGCGGCGGCGCTTGGCAATAATATTCTCGGTCAATTCGGTATGATGGGGAGGATCGGCGATGTGGTGCGCGAGAAAGCGGGGCTGGCGTATTACGCGTATTCGAGCCTGAGCGCAGGGCTGGGACCCGGTTCGTGGGAAGTGAGCGCGGGAGTGAACCCGAAAAATGTGGAGAAGGCTTCTGAGTTGATCGTGAGCGAGTTGAAGCGTTTTGTGGACGATGGCGTGACGGCGGATGAATTGAAAGACAGCCAGGATAATTTCGTGGGGCGACTTCCGCTTTCGCTTGAGTCGAACGGCGGCGTTGCAAGCGCAATCTTGAACATCGAACGACATAACCTTGGGCTGGATTACTATCAACGGTATGAAGGTCTCGTGCGCGAGATGACGCGTGAGGATGTGTTGAACGCGGCGAGAAAGTTTATTGATACGGAAAAACTTGCCGTTGCTACGGCGGGACCGTGA
- a CDS encoding pitrilysin family protein, with product MTNSHIEVTLSNGLKVLLKEIHTAPIVSSWLWYRVGSRDEVQGRTGISHWVEHMQFKGTPQFPSNVLDKAISREGGVWNAMTYLDWTTYYETMPAEKIDLGLRLESDRMVNSQFDSQEVASERTVIISEREGNENEPLFMLGEAVQQTAFRVHPYHHEVIGDMADLHTMTRDDLYNHYREFYVPNNAILAIAGDFETGKMLARIKELFEPIPAGKEPTRVARPELPQNGEVRLAVEGPGSTSYVQVCYRFPAASHPDFFPLAVLDSLLAGPSNLNMFSGGISNKTSRLYRALVDKELTVSVHGGAQVTIDPFLYGITMTIHPKRKPEEALAALDKEIKRVQEEKISKEEIARAIKQARALFAYGSENITNQAFWMGYAEIFARYEWFQTYLDKLAKVTAKDIQRVANEYFKPQSRVVGTYVPLGGRAK from the coding sequence ATGACCAACTCACACATAGAAGTAACCCTCTCCAACGGGCTCAAAGTCCTGCTCAAAGAAATCCACACCGCGCCGATCGTATCCTCATGGCTGTGGTACCGCGTCGGCTCGCGCGATGAAGTGCAGGGTCGCACTGGCATTTCTCACTGGGTCGAACACATGCAATTCAAAGGCACGCCGCAATTCCCGTCGAACGTGTTAGACAAAGCCATCTCGCGCGAAGGCGGCGTGTGGAACGCGATGACCTACCTCGATTGGACGACCTATTACGAAACCATGCCGGCAGAAAAAATTGATCTCGGTCTGCGGCTTGAATCGGACCGCATGGTCAACAGCCAATTCGATTCACAGGAAGTCGCGTCCGAACGCACGGTCATCATCTCGGAGCGCGAAGGGAACGAGAACGAACCGCTCTTCATGCTTGGCGAGGCGGTCCAGCAAACCGCATTCCGCGTGCATCCATATCATCACGAAGTCATCGGCGACATGGCAGACCTTCACACGATGACGCGCGATGATCTCTACAATCATTACCGCGAATTCTACGTGCCGAACAACGCGATCCTGGCGATTGCCGGCGATTTCGAAACCGGCAAAATGCTAGCGCGCATCAAAGAATTATTCGAACCCATCCCGGCTGGAAAAGAACCGACGCGCGTGGCGCGCCCGGAACTCCCGCAAAATGGAGAAGTGCGACTCGCTGTGGAAGGACCCGGCTCGACCTCCTACGTGCAGGTCTGTTACCGCTTCCCAGCCGCTTCACATCCCGACTTTTTCCCGCTCGCCGTGCTGGACAGTTTGCTCGCCGGTCCAAGTAACCTCAACATGTTTAGCGGCGGCATCTCGAACAAAACCTCCCGCTTGTATCGAGCGCTCGTGGATAAAGAACTCACGGTCAGCGTTCACGGCGGCGCACAGGTGACGATTGATCCGTTCCTTTATGGAATCACGATGACCATCCACCCGAAACGCAAACCGGAGGAAGCGCTCGCCGCGCTCGATAAAGAGATCAAACGCGTGCAGGAGGAAAAAATTTCAAAAGAGGAGATCGCCCGCGCCATCAAACAAGCTCGCGCCCTCTTTGCCTATGGCAGCGAGAACATCACCAACCAAGCGTTTTGGATGGGCTATGCCGAGATATTCGCTCGTTACGAATGGTTCCAAACGTATCTCGATAAACTAGCAAAGGTGACAGCAAAGGATATTCAACGCGTGGCGAATGAATATTTCAAACCACAAAGCCGCGTGGTCGGCACGTACGTTCCGCTGGGCGGGAGGGCAAAATGA
- a CDS encoding FAD-dependent oxidoreductase: MTDQFNVAVIGAGPAGLFGARELAQAGAQVVLFNRDIKPGGLAEYGIYLDKYTMKNGLRKQFRQIMDLPNLDYCGNVAIGKDGDLTLDDLRALGFQAILVTAGAQGTKWLGLPGENLIGVYHAKDVVYHYNHLPPYSEQSFRFGKRCAVIGAGNVMLDITHFLSRVQKVDEVIAIVRRGPAEVKFEKKEMEYVIANLDQAALDEEIQRVTPAMQAVRQDPAESRALILQALPKALPKTSDTRFRFIFLASPVQMLGENGLLTQVEIEDNILVEKDGDTKAKGTGNKRTLDVETVIFAIGDKVDESFGLPVEWNEFVKNPNPRFPVDGHSYESPFEDVFVGGWSRKASEGLVGVARKDGTNASKAVWQYLQTKQPGASNAEAVATKLKSLGKLVVLKEHVKKLEAIELEEAKKRGIEEFKFDSNEDMLKAIGLI; this comes from the coding sequence GTGACAGACCAATTCAACGTCGCCGTGATCGGCGCAGGACCCGCAGGCTTGTTCGGGGCGCGTGAACTTGCGCAGGCTGGCGCGCAAGTCGTTTTGTTCAACCGCGATATCAAGCCAGGGGGATTGGCAGAATACGGAATTTATCTCGATAAATATACGATGAAGAACGGTTTGCGTAAGCAATTCCGTCAGATCATGGATCTACCCAACCTTGATTATTGTGGCAATGTGGCGATCGGCAAGGACGGCGATCTCACGCTCGACGATCTGCGCGCGCTCGGCTTTCAGGCGATCCTCGTTACGGCAGGCGCGCAAGGGACGAAATGGCTTGGCTTGCCCGGCGAGAATCTCATCGGTGTGTATCACGCGAAGGATGTTGTCTATCATTACAACCACCTGCCGCCTTACAGCGAACAATCGTTCCGCTTTGGGAAACGCTGCGCGGTGATCGGCGCGGGCAACGTGATGCTCGATATCACGCACTTCCTCTCACGCGTGCAAAAGGTGGATGAAGTGATCGCTATCGTCCGGCGCGGACCCGCCGAGGTGAAATTCGAAAAAAAGGAAATGGAATATGTGATCGCCAACTTGGATCAAGCCGCGCTGGATGAGGAAATCCAACGCGTCACGCCGGCGATGCAGGCTGTTCGCCAAGACCCGGCGGAGAGCCGCGCTTTGATCCTGCAAGCCCTGCCAAAGGCCCTGCCCAAAACGTCGGACACGCGCTTCCGGTTTATCTTCCTTGCTTCGCCGGTGCAGATGCTCGGCGAAAATGGTTTGCTCACGCAAGTTGAGATCGAAGATAACATTCTCGTGGAAAAAGACGGGGACACCAAAGCCAAAGGGACTGGAAACAAACGCACGTTGGATGTGGAAACGGTCATCTTCGCTATCGGCGATAAAGTGGACGAGTCGTTCGGTCTGCCTGTGGAATGGAACGAGTTCGTGAAGAACCCCAACCCGCGCTTCCCGGTTGACGGTCACTCGTACGAGTCGCCGTTCGAGGATGTGTTTGTCGGCGGTTGGTCGCGCAAAGCCAGCGAAGGTTTGGTAGGCGTGGCGCGCAAGGATGGCACGAACGCGTCGAAAGCCGTCTGGCAATATCTGCAAACGAAACAACCCGGCGCGTCGAACGCGGAGGCAGTTGCTACAAAACTCAAATCACTTGGCAAGCTGGTTGTATTGAAGGAACACGTGAAGAAACTCGAAGCGATTGAATTGGAAGAAGCCAAAAAGCGCGGCATCGAAGAATTCAAGTTCGACAGCAACGAAGATATGTTGAAAGCGATAGGTTTGATATAA
- the metA gene encoding homoserine O-succinyltransferase — protein sequence MPVKIPTTLPARFILERENIFVMDEDRAAHQDIRALRVAILNLMPTKVVTETQLLRLLSNSALQVDVTLIHTATHESKNTSAEHLLKHYVTFDEIKREKFDGLIVTGAPVEQIPFEQVDYWDELTQIFDWTETHVESTFNICWGAQAALYHKYGVPKYDLPHKMFGVYEHRVLNQTSNLLRGFDDFFYAPHSRHTEVRCEDILNVDELELLAHSDEAGVYIVASKDGRHFFVTGHSEYDPLTLKSEYDRDVNKGLPIHVPQNYYPHDDPAQIPNVRWRGHANLLFSNWLNYFVYQVTPYDVDEIP from the coding sequence ATGCCAGTAAAAATTCCAACCACACTGCCCGCACGCTTCATCCTTGAACGGGAAAATATTTTCGTGATGGACGAAGACCGCGCCGCGCATCAGGACATCCGCGCGTTGCGGGTGGCGATCCTGAATCTGATGCCGACGAAGGTCGTCACTGAAACGCAACTCCTGCGTTTGCTTTCCAACTCGGCATTGCAAGTGGATGTGACGTTAATCCACACCGCCACCCACGAATCGAAAAACACTTCAGCTGAACATTTGCTAAAGCATTACGTCACCTTCGACGAGATCAAGCGGGAAAAATTCGACGGGCTGATCGTCACAGGCGCGCCTGTGGAACAGATACCATTCGAGCAAGTGGATTACTGGGACGAGCTAACTCAAATTTTCGATTGGACTGAGACGCACGTCGAATCCACATTCAATATTTGTTGGGGCGCGCAAGCCGCTCTGTATCACAAATACGGCGTTCCAAAATATGACTTGCCCCACAAAATGTTTGGAGTCTACGAGCACCGCGTCTTAAACCAGACCTCCAACCTGTTGCGCGGCTTCGACGATTTTTTCTACGCCCCACATTCCCGCCATACCGAGGTCCGCTGTGAGGATATTTTGAACGTGGACGAGTTGGAGCTCCTTGCCCACTCCGACGAAGCGGGCGTGTACATCGTCGCCTCAAAAGACGGGCGGCATTTCTTCGTCACAGGTCATTCTGAGTACGATCCGTTGACTCTCAAATCCGAATACGACCGAGACGTGAACAAAGGCTTGCCGATTCACGTCCCCCAAAATTATTATCCACATGATGACCCCGCGCAAATCCCCAACGTCCGCTGGCGTGGACATGCCAATTTGTTATTCTCAAATTGGCTGAATTATTTTGTGTACCAAGTCACGCCATATGATGTGGATGAGATTCCTTAG
- a CDS encoding O-acetylhomoserine aminocarboxypropyltransferase/cysteine synthase has product MSTSIERTLGFSTRQLHAGYSPDPTTGSRAVPLYQTTSYQFKSTEHAANLFALKELGNIYTRLMNPTTDVLEQRIAALEGGVAALAASSGHAAQAQAIFTLLNAGDHIVSSSRLYGGTYNQFAYTLPKLGIDVTFVDPTDPKNFEAAIKPNTKILYGETLGNPDIAIFPFEEVVEIAKKHNLVLIIDNTFATPYLFRPIEWGAHVVTHSTTKFITGNGTTIGGIIVDGGNYDWTSEKFENFNTPDPSYHGLVYSSIAAAGLPPFAIKARVHVLRDIGACQSPFNSWQTLLGIETLNLRMERHVENAQAVAEFLEKHPKVSWVKYPGLKSHPDHERAKKYLPKGAGAILGFGVKGGREAGKKFIESLQLFSHLANVGDARSLAIHPASTTHSQLTDDQQTTAGVSPDFVRLSVGLEDINDILWDLDQALN; this is encoded by the coding sequence ATGTCCACAAGTATCGAACGAACGCTGGGGTTTTCCACGCGGCAATTGCACGCCGGGTACAGCCCCGACCCCACAACGGGAAGCCGCGCCGTGCCGTTGTATCAAACGACGAGTTATCAGTTCAAAAGCACGGAGCACGCCGCGAATTTATTCGCGCTGAAAGAGTTGGGAAACATCTACACTCGTTTGATGAACCCAACGACCGACGTGTTAGAACAACGCATCGCGGCGCTGGAAGGCGGCGTGGCGGCATTAGCGGCAAGTTCCGGTCACGCGGCGCAGGCGCAGGCGATCTTCACCTTGCTCAATGCGGGCGACCACATCGTCTCATCGTCGCGTTTGTATGGCGGCACCTACAACCAGTTCGCCTACACCCTGCCGAAGTTGGGAATCGACGTCACTTTTGTCGACCCAACCGACCCGAAGAATTTTGAAGCGGCGATCAAGCCGAACACCAAGATCCTCTACGGCGAAACATTGGGCAATCCAGACATTGCGATCTTCCCTTTCGAAGAAGTGGTTGAGATCGCAAAGAAACATAACCTGGTGTTGATCATTGACAACACCTTCGCCACGCCGTATCTCTTCCGCCCGATCGAATGGGGCGCGCACGTGGTCACCCACTCCACCACTAAGTTCATCACCGGTAACGGCACCACCATCGGCGGCATCATCGTAGATGGCGGCAACTACGATTGGACGAGCGAGAAGTTCGAAAACTTCAACACGCCCGATCCGTCCTATCATGGGTTGGTGTATTCCTCCATTGCCGCGGCTGGACTGCCCCCCTTCGCCATCAAAGCCCGCGTGCATGTACTGCGCGACATCGGCGCGTGCCAGTCGCCGTTCAACTCATGGCAGACTCTGTTGGGAATCGAGACGCTCAACCTGCGCATGGAACGTCACGTTGAGAACGCGCAAGCGGTGGCGGAATTTTTGGAGAAGCATCCGAAAGTGAGTTGGGTCAAATACCCGGGGCTCAAGAGCCATCCCGATCACGAACGCGCCAAGAAATATTTACCGAAAGGCGCAGGCGCGATCCTCGGCTTTGGCGTCAAAGGCGGACGCGAAGCGGGCAAGAAGTTCATCGAAAGCCTGCAATTGTTCAGCCACCTTGCCAATGTCGGCGACGCGCGTTCGCTTGCCATCCACCCTGCCAGCACCACGCACAGCCAGTTGACGGACGACCAGCAAACCACTGCCGGAGTCAGCCCCGATTTTGTGCGTCTCTCGGTCGGTCTCGAAGATATCAACGATATTCTTTGGGATTTGGATCAGGCGCTCAATTAG